Proteins encoded within one genomic window of Oncorhynchus masou masou isolate Uvic2021 chromosome 1, UVic_Omas_1.1, whole genome shotgun sequence:
- the LOC135550180 gene encoding plakophilin-3-like isoform X1, with protein MSATVASESCFLSALQPNTAVTTYAVPSDVQLGPRGSIMDEVERAKRVQQQVNLRLAEKKYSTLTRLNGSNCISPDHGGTMRFNTYNPGFSSKSMVYNIGSRTMKMPPVSQQYLGGGYSSRSAVELGPRYRISQPPVNTGYLHHDDIQLGGYQTSRMRTARSRSVCQADQEAVVQGVGGLLTLPHQQPNPVASWVARDGMEIEFHSYHGGGIPAPATMRRTLSGTLAGVGSGGWREAEIVYQHSYRGPAHRTISRINNRQQQLQQLSSASGLQQWQQVSGGGSGSVCGGWGQYQNSLPRLASFHSMKSVEKGMDIPDGGSDSADSNEKLGGMHSLDMPTAVNYLFMSDTAMQVLGAAYIQHQCYHSSDAKNQVRLLKGVPALVQLFSSDSQEVQCYATGATRNLIYENMDNKVALIEAEGITKLISVLNEPDEELHKNITGILWNMSSKESLKEKLARETLSELTERVLVPLCSGGDSELIRQSPSEADIFYNTTGCLRNLSSVNERTRQQMRDMRGLVDSLVAYIQNSLQDEKAEDKGVENAVCVLRNLSYQLYSEIPPSTLLRLEGPTWARATTGTESIGCFTPQSKKAKERRNQELSTSGMAKQPKGAEWLWHHQVVGLYNRVLQHYETNTTTREAAAGALQNITAGETRWASVLSWVALEQEQMLPVVLDLLQTQSDQEMRSLTGLLRNLSRHSRNKNDMATKVVNVLVTKLPSDGHQKEPSGEVVVNICGILNNLVAGSSLAARDITFFDGLPKLVAIKSSHNSSSGKLKAAKAASTVLFNMFQYNKLHKDYKQKGFTKCDFTDTAI; from the exons ATGAGTGCGACCGTTGCTTCAGAGAGCTGCTTTCTGTCTGCCCTACAGCCCAACACCGCGGTCACCACTTATGCAGTCCCGTCCGATGTGCAGTTGGGACCGAGGGGTTCCATAATGGACGAGGTGGAAAGGGCTAAGAGGGTTCAACAACAAGTCAATTTGCGCCTCGCCGAAAAGAAGTATTCTACCCTCACACGGCTGAACGGCTCGAACTGCATTTCCCCAG ACCATGGTGGCACAATGAGATTTAACACGTACAACCCCGGATTCAGCTCTAAGTCAATGGTGTATAACATAGGGAGCAGGACCATGAAG ATGCCCCCGGTATCCCAGCAGTACTTGGGAGGTGGGTACTCGTCTCGCTCAGCGGTGGAGTTAGGACCCAGATATAGAATCAGCCAGCCTCCAGTCAACACTGGCTACCTCCACCATGACGACATCCAGCTGGGTGGCTACCAGACCAGCCGGATGAGGACCGCCAGGTCCAGATCAGTTTGTCAGGCTGACCAAGAGGCGGTGGTCCAAGGTGTGGGAGGCCTGCTCACCCTGCCCCACCAGCAGCCCAACCCAGTGGCCAGCTGGGTGGCCCGGGATGGCATGGAAATAGAGTTCCACTCCTATCATGGTGGAGGTATACCTGCACCAGCAACGATGAGGCGCACCCTCAGTGGAACCCTGGCGGGAGTTGGTAGCGGTGGGTGGAGAGAGGCGGAGATAGTTTACCAGCACTCCTACAGAGGCCCCGCCCACCGTACCATTAGTCGCATCAACAACAGACAACAGCAGCTGCAACAATTGAGCTCAGCGTCTGGGCTGCAACAGTGGCAGCAGGTGTCTGGCGGGGGCAGTGGCAGTGTGTGCGGAGGCTGGGGGCAGTACCAGAACTCCCTGCCCCGACTGGCCTCATTTCACAGCATGAAGAGTGTGGAGAAAGGCATGGACATACCTGATGGAGGCAGCGATTCAGCTGACAGCAATGAGAAACTCGGAGG AATGCACAGTTTAGACATGCCCACCGCGGTCAACTATCTCTTCATGTCCGACACAGCCATGCAGGTGCTGGGAGCAGCCTACATCCAGCACCAATGTTACCATAGCAGTGATGCCAAGAACCAG GTGCGTTTGCTGAAGGGTGTCCCAGCCCTGGTGCAGCTCTTCAGCAGTGACAGCCAGGAGGTCCAGTGCTACGCTACAGGCGCTACACGCAACCTCATCTATGAGAACATGGACAACAAGGTGGCCCTCATTGAGGCCGAGGGAATAACCAAGCTCATCAGTGTCTTAAACGAACCAGATGAGGAGCTTCACAAGAACATCACTG GTATTCTGTGGAACATGTCCTCTAAGGAGAGTCTGAAGGAGAAGTTGGCCAGAGAGACATTGAGTGAGCTCACAGAGAGGGTGCTGGTGCCCCTGTGCAGTGGTGGAGATTCAGAGCTGATCCGTCAGAGTCCATCTGAGGCAGACATCTTCTACAACACCACAGGCTGCCTGAG GAACCTGAGCTCAGTGAATGAGAGGACGAGGCAGCAGATGAGAGACATGCGAGGGCTGGTGGACTCGCTGGTGGCCTACATCCAGAACTCCCTTCAGGATGAGAAAGCAGAGGACAAA GGTGTAGagaatgcagtgtgtgtcctgaggAACCTGTCTTATCAGCTGTACAGTGAGATCCCTCCCTCAACTCTACTGCGACTGGAGGGGCCTACGTGGGCCAGAGCCACTACTGGGACTGAGTCCATTGGCTGTTTCACCCCACAGAGCAAGAAGGCAAAGGAG CGGCGGAACCAGGAACTGTCCACCTCAGGGATGGCTAAGCAGCCGAAGGGGGCGGAGTGGCTGTGGCACCACCAGGTGGTGGGGCTGTATAACCGCGTGCTTCAGCACTATGAGACCAACACGACAACACGAGAGGCTGCAGCAGGGGCCCTGCAGAACATCACAGCCGGAGAGACCAGG TGGGCGTCAGTGCTGAGTTGGGTGGCTTTAGAGCAGGAGCAGATGCTGCCTGTGGTGCTGGACCTCCTGCAGACACAAAGCGACCAGGAGATGCGTTCCCTCACTGGCCTCCTGAGGAACCTGTCCCGACACAGCAGAAACAAGAACGACATGG CTACGAAGGTAGTGAACGTTCTGGTGACCAAGCTCCCCAGTGATGGCCACCAGAAGGAACCCTCAGGTGAAGTGGTGGTCAACATATGTGGGATCCTCAACAACCTGGTTGCAGGCAGCTCACTAGCAGCGAGAGACATCACCTTCTTTGATGGACTCCCCAAACTTGTTGCAATCAAGTCTTCCCACAATAGCAG CTCAGGGAAGCTGAAGGCTGCCAAGGCTGCTTCCACGGTACTCTTCAACATGTTCCAGTACAACAAGCTGCATAAAGATTATAAACAG
- the LOC135550180 gene encoding plakophilin-3-like isoform X3, with translation MDEVERAKRVQQQVNLRLAEKKYSTLTRLNGSNCISPDHGGTMRFNTYNPGFSSKSMVYNIGSRTMKMPPVSQQYLGGGYSSRSAVELGPRYRISQPPVNTGYLHHDDIQLGGYQTSRMRTARSRSVCQADQEAVVQGVGGLLTLPHQQPNPVASWVARDGMEIEFHSYHGGGIPAPATMRRTLSGTLAGVGSGGWREAEIVYQHSYRGPAHRTISRINNRQQQLQQLSSASGLQQWQQVSGGGSGSVCGGWGQYQNSLPRLASFHSMKSVEKGMDIPDGGSDSADSNEKLGGMHSLDMPTAVNYLFMSDTAMQVLGAAYIQHQCYHSSDAKNQVRLLKGVPALVQLFSSDSQEVQCYATGATRNLIYENMDNKVALIEAEGITKLISVLNEPDEELHKNITGILWNMSSKESLKEKLARETLSELTERVLVPLCSGGDSELIRQSPSEADIFYNTTGCLRNLSSVNERTRQQMRDMRGLVDSLVAYIQNSLQDEKAEDKGVENAVCVLRNLSYQLYSEIPPSTLLRLEGPTWARATTGTESIGCFTPQSKKAKERRNQELSTSGMAKQPKGAEWLWHHQVVGLYNRVLQHYETNTTTREAAAGALQNITAGETRWASVLSWVALEQEQMLPVVLDLLQTQSDQEMRSLTGLLRNLSRHSRNKNDMATKVVNVLVTKLPSDGHQKEPSGEVVVNICGILNNLVAGSSLAARDITFFDGLPKLVAIKSSHNSSSGKLKAAKAASTVLFNMFQYNKLHKDYKQKGFTKCDFTDTAI, from the exons ATGGACGAGGTGGAAAGGGCTAAGAGGGTTCAACAACAAGTCAATTTGCGCCTCGCCGAAAAGAAGTATTCTACCCTCACACGGCTGAACGGCTCGAACTGCATTTCCCCAG ACCATGGTGGCACAATGAGATTTAACACGTACAACCCCGGATTCAGCTCTAAGTCAATGGTGTATAACATAGGGAGCAGGACCATGAAG ATGCCCCCGGTATCCCAGCAGTACTTGGGAGGTGGGTACTCGTCTCGCTCAGCGGTGGAGTTAGGACCCAGATATAGAATCAGCCAGCCTCCAGTCAACACTGGCTACCTCCACCATGACGACATCCAGCTGGGTGGCTACCAGACCAGCCGGATGAGGACCGCCAGGTCCAGATCAGTTTGTCAGGCTGACCAAGAGGCGGTGGTCCAAGGTGTGGGAGGCCTGCTCACCCTGCCCCACCAGCAGCCCAACCCAGTGGCCAGCTGGGTGGCCCGGGATGGCATGGAAATAGAGTTCCACTCCTATCATGGTGGAGGTATACCTGCACCAGCAACGATGAGGCGCACCCTCAGTGGAACCCTGGCGGGAGTTGGTAGCGGTGGGTGGAGAGAGGCGGAGATAGTTTACCAGCACTCCTACAGAGGCCCCGCCCACCGTACCATTAGTCGCATCAACAACAGACAACAGCAGCTGCAACAATTGAGCTCAGCGTCTGGGCTGCAACAGTGGCAGCAGGTGTCTGGCGGGGGCAGTGGCAGTGTGTGCGGAGGCTGGGGGCAGTACCAGAACTCCCTGCCCCGACTGGCCTCATTTCACAGCATGAAGAGTGTGGAGAAAGGCATGGACATACCTGATGGAGGCAGCGATTCAGCTGACAGCAATGAGAAACTCGGAGG AATGCACAGTTTAGACATGCCCACCGCGGTCAACTATCTCTTCATGTCCGACACAGCCATGCAGGTGCTGGGAGCAGCCTACATCCAGCACCAATGTTACCATAGCAGTGATGCCAAGAACCAG GTGCGTTTGCTGAAGGGTGTCCCAGCCCTGGTGCAGCTCTTCAGCAGTGACAGCCAGGAGGTCCAGTGCTACGCTACAGGCGCTACACGCAACCTCATCTATGAGAACATGGACAACAAGGTGGCCCTCATTGAGGCCGAGGGAATAACCAAGCTCATCAGTGTCTTAAACGAACCAGATGAGGAGCTTCACAAGAACATCACTG GTATTCTGTGGAACATGTCCTCTAAGGAGAGTCTGAAGGAGAAGTTGGCCAGAGAGACATTGAGTGAGCTCACAGAGAGGGTGCTGGTGCCCCTGTGCAGTGGTGGAGATTCAGAGCTGATCCGTCAGAGTCCATCTGAGGCAGACATCTTCTACAACACCACAGGCTGCCTGAG GAACCTGAGCTCAGTGAATGAGAGGACGAGGCAGCAGATGAGAGACATGCGAGGGCTGGTGGACTCGCTGGTGGCCTACATCCAGAACTCCCTTCAGGATGAGAAAGCAGAGGACAAA GGTGTAGagaatgcagtgtgtgtcctgaggAACCTGTCTTATCAGCTGTACAGTGAGATCCCTCCCTCAACTCTACTGCGACTGGAGGGGCCTACGTGGGCCAGAGCCACTACTGGGACTGAGTCCATTGGCTGTTTCACCCCACAGAGCAAGAAGGCAAAGGAG CGGCGGAACCAGGAACTGTCCACCTCAGGGATGGCTAAGCAGCCGAAGGGGGCGGAGTGGCTGTGGCACCACCAGGTGGTGGGGCTGTATAACCGCGTGCTTCAGCACTATGAGACCAACACGACAACACGAGAGGCTGCAGCAGGGGCCCTGCAGAACATCACAGCCGGAGAGACCAGG TGGGCGTCAGTGCTGAGTTGGGTGGCTTTAGAGCAGGAGCAGATGCTGCCTGTGGTGCTGGACCTCCTGCAGACACAAAGCGACCAGGAGATGCGTTCCCTCACTGGCCTCCTGAGGAACCTGTCCCGACACAGCAGAAACAAGAACGACATGG CTACGAAGGTAGTGAACGTTCTGGTGACCAAGCTCCCCAGTGATGGCCACCAGAAGGAACCCTCAGGTGAAGTGGTGGTCAACATATGTGGGATCCTCAACAACCTGGTTGCAGGCAGCTCACTAGCAGCGAGAGACATCACCTTCTTTGATGGACTCCCCAAACTTGTTGCAATCAAGTCTTCCCACAATAGCAG CTCAGGGAAGCTGAAGGCTGCCAAGGCTGCTTCCACGGTACTCTTCAACATGTTCCAGTACAACAAGCTGCATAAAGATTATAAACAG
- the LOC135550180 gene encoding plakophilin-3-like isoform X2, with amino-acid sequence MMPNTAVTTYAVPSDVQLGPRGSIMDEVERAKRVQQQVNLRLAEKKYSTLTRLNGSNCISPDHGGTMRFNTYNPGFSSKSMVYNIGSRTMKMPPVSQQYLGGGYSSRSAVELGPRYRISQPPVNTGYLHHDDIQLGGYQTSRMRTARSRSVCQADQEAVVQGVGGLLTLPHQQPNPVASWVARDGMEIEFHSYHGGGIPAPATMRRTLSGTLAGVGSGGWREAEIVYQHSYRGPAHRTISRINNRQQQLQQLSSASGLQQWQQVSGGGSGSVCGGWGQYQNSLPRLASFHSMKSVEKGMDIPDGGSDSADSNEKLGGMHSLDMPTAVNYLFMSDTAMQVLGAAYIQHQCYHSSDAKNQVRLLKGVPALVQLFSSDSQEVQCYATGATRNLIYENMDNKVALIEAEGITKLISVLNEPDEELHKNITGILWNMSSKESLKEKLARETLSELTERVLVPLCSGGDSELIRQSPSEADIFYNTTGCLRNLSSVNERTRQQMRDMRGLVDSLVAYIQNSLQDEKAEDKGVENAVCVLRNLSYQLYSEIPPSTLLRLEGPTWARATTGTESIGCFTPQSKKAKERRNQELSTSGMAKQPKGAEWLWHHQVVGLYNRVLQHYETNTTTREAAAGALQNITAGETRWASVLSWVALEQEQMLPVVLDLLQTQSDQEMRSLTGLLRNLSRHSRNKNDMATKVVNVLVTKLPSDGHQKEPSGEVVVNICGILNNLVAGSSLAARDITFFDGLPKLVAIKSSHNSSSGKLKAAKAASTVLFNMFQYNKLHKDYKQKGFTKCDFTDTAI; translated from the exons ATGATG CCCAACACCGCGGTCACCACTTATGCAGTCCCGTCCGATGTGCAGTTGGGACCGAGGGGTTCCATAATGGACGAGGTGGAAAGGGCTAAGAGGGTTCAACAACAAGTCAATTTGCGCCTCGCCGAAAAGAAGTATTCTACCCTCACACGGCTGAACGGCTCGAACTGCATTTCCCCAG ACCATGGTGGCACAATGAGATTTAACACGTACAACCCCGGATTCAGCTCTAAGTCAATGGTGTATAACATAGGGAGCAGGACCATGAAG ATGCCCCCGGTATCCCAGCAGTACTTGGGAGGTGGGTACTCGTCTCGCTCAGCGGTGGAGTTAGGACCCAGATATAGAATCAGCCAGCCTCCAGTCAACACTGGCTACCTCCACCATGACGACATCCAGCTGGGTGGCTACCAGACCAGCCGGATGAGGACCGCCAGGTCCAGATCAGTTTGTCAGGCTGACCAAGAGGCGGTGGTCCAAGGTGTGGGAGGCCTGCTCACCCTGCCCCACCAGCAGCCCAACCCAGTGGCCAGCTGGGTGGCCCGGGATGGCATGGAAATAGAGTTCCACTCCTATCATGGTGGAGGTATACCTGCACCAGCAACGATGAGGCGCACCCTCAGTGGAACCCTGGCGGGAGTTGGTAGCGGTGGGTGGAGAGAGGCGGAGATAGTTTACCAGCACTCCTACAGAGGCCCCGCCCACCGTACCATTAGTCGCATCAACAACAGACAACAGCAGCTGCAACAATTGAGCTCAGCGTCTGGGCTGCAACAGTGGCAGCAGGTGTCTGGCGGGGGCAGTGGCAGTGTGTGCGGAGGCTGGGGGCAGTACCAGAACTCCCTGCCCCGACTGGCCTCATTTCACAGCATGAAGAGTGTGGAGAAAGGCATGGACATACCTGATGGAGGCAGCGATTCAGCTGACAGCAATGAGAAACTCGGAGG AATGCACAGTTTAGACATGCCCACCGCGGTCAACTATCTCTTCATGTCCGACACAGCCATGCAGGTGCTGGGAGCAGCCTACATCCAGCACCAATGTTACCATAGCAGTGATGCCAAGAACCAG GTGCGTTTGCTGAAGGGTGTCCCAGCCCTGGTGCAGCTCTTCAGCAGTGACAGCCAGGAGGTCCAGTGCTACGCTACAGGCGCTACACGCAACCTCATCTATGAGAACATGGACAACAAGGTGGCCCTCATTGAGGCCGAGGGAATAACCAAGCTCATCAGTGTCTTAAACGAACCAGATGAGGAGCTTCACAAGAACATCACTG GTATTCTGTGGAACATGTCCTCTAAGGAGAGTCTGAAGGAGAAGTTGGCCAGAGAGACATTGAGTGAGCTCACAGAGAGGGTGCTGGTGCCCCTGTGCAGTGGTGGAGATTCAGAGCTGATCCGTCAGAGTCCATCTGAGGCAGACATCTTCTACAACACCACAGGCTGCCTGAG GAACCTGAGCTCAGTGAATGAGAGGACGAGGCAGCAGATGAGAGACATGCGAGGGCTGGTGGACTCGCTGGTGGCCTACATCCAGAACTCCCTTCAGGATGAGAAAGCAGAGGACAAA GGTGTAGagaatgcagtgtgtgtcctgaggAACCTGTCTTATCAGCTGTACAGTGAGATCCCTCCCTCAACTCTACTGCGACTGGAGGGGCCTACGTGGGCCAGAGCCACTACTGGGACTGAGTCCATTGGCTGTTTCACCCCACAGAGCAAGAAGGCAAAGGAG CGGCGGAACCAGGAACTGTCCACCTCAGGGATGGCTAAGCAGCCGAAGGGGGCGGAGTGGCTGTGGCACCACCAGGTGGTGGGGCTGTATAACCGCGTGCTTCAGCACTATGAGACCAACACGACAACACGAGAGGCTGCAGCAGGGGCCCTGCAGAACATCACAGCCGGAGAGACCAGG TGGGCGTCAGTGCTGAGTTGGGTGGCTTTAGAGCAGGAGCAGATGCTGCCTGTGGTGCTGGACCTCCTGCAGACACAAAGCGACCAGGAGATGCGTTCCCTCACTGGCCTCCTGAGGAACCTGTCCCGACACAGCAGAAACAAGAACGACATGG CTACGAAGGTAGTGAACGTTCTGGTGACCAAGCTCCCCAGTGATGGCCACCAGAAGGAACCCTCAGGTGAAGTGGTGGTCAACATATGTGGGATCCTCAACAACCTGGTTGCAGGCAGCTCACTAGCAGCGAGAGACATCACCTTCTTTGATGGACTCCCCAAACTTGTTGCAATCAAGTCTTCCCACAATAGCAG CTCAGGGAAGCTGAAGGCTGCCAAGGCTGCTTCCACGGTACTCTTCAACATGTTCCAGTACAACAAGCTGCATAAAGATTATAAACAG